One Methanomicrobia archaeon genomic region harbors:
- a CDS encoding A/G-specific adenine glycosylase, giving the protein MNADEIGEAERSFRDSFRESMQLRKLTSEAITAFQALIYAYFREHGRKLPWRETNDPYHILVSEIMLQQTQVERVIEKYEAFINAFPDFHALVQAPLQEILQVWQGLGYNRRAIALKRTAETVVTVYAGALPSEPTELVKLPGIGPYTAAAILTFAFSQPQVFIETNIRTVFIHFFFAEQSEIADAEIRPLVKQTLDAEEPRRWYYALMDYGVLLKQQYQNPGRRSAHYQKQTPFKGSNRELRGALLRALTRESRVSERELIQVVGADPERMEHALGQLQNEGLVKKSGSYFHIA; this is encoded by the coding sequence ATGAACGCTGACGAGATCGGAGAGGCGGAGCGCTCGTTTCGGGACTCCTTCAGAGAGTCGATGCAGCTGCGCAAGCTCACTTCAGAAGCTATAACTGCGTTCCAAGCCCTCATCTATGCCTATTTCCGCGAGCACGGTCGCAAGCTTCCCTGGCGCGAGACGAATGACCCTTATCACATCCTCGTCTCTGAGATCATGCTCCAGCAGACGCAGGTTGAACGTGTTATCGAAAAATACGAGGCGTTCATCAACGCGTTCCCCGATTTCCACGCGCTGGTGCAAGCGCCGCTCCAGGAGATCCTGCAGGTGTGGCAAGGGCTGGGCTATAACCGACGTGCCATTGCGCTAAAGCGAACGGCTGAAACGGTCGTTACGGTCTATGCAGGCGCGCTCCCTTCTGAACCCACTGAGCTCGTCAAGCTCCCGGGAATCGGCCCATACACCGCTGCTGCCATTCTCACCTTCGCGTTCAGCCAACCCCAGGTGTTCATCGAGACGAACATCCGAACCGTCTTCATCCACTTCTTCTTCGCTGAACAAAGCGAGATTGCTGATGCTGAGATTCGCCCGCTGGTGAAACAGACGCTCGACGCGGAAGAGCCGCGAAGATGGTATTACGCGCTCATGGACTACGGCGTCCTGCTCAAGCAGCAGTACCAGAACCCCGGTCGACGCAGCGCGCACTACCAGAAGCAGACGCCGTTCAAAGGCTCAAACCGTGAGCTGCGAGGCGCTCTTCTGCGAGCATTGACGCGCGAATCGCGTGTATCTGAACGCGAACTCATCCAGGTCGTCGGCGCAGATCCAGAGCGTATGGAGCACGCTCTCGGTCAACTCCAGAACGAGGGGCTGGTGAAGAAGAGCGGTTCATACTTCCATATCGCGTGA
- a CDS encoding IS4/IS5 family transposase, giving the protein MLEKDYLKLHIVIDVETNIILQFTITDWRGSDSREFKRLIRDLPRLGKAAADKAYSSRVNCQTVSDKKGRPFIAFKANAKGRPKGYPAWQISFRAYTEHPEEWLDAYHIRSVVEAAFSSIKRCWGPDIKSVKGWLKRRELAIKVVAYNLKRVLYIELGKEWGIPLWSNCQ; this is encoded by the coding sequence ATCCTCGAAAAGGATTACCTCAAGCTCCACATCGTCATCGATGTGGAGACGAACATCATTCTCCAGTTCACCATTACCGATTGGCGTGGCTCTGATTCCAGAGAGTTCAAACGATTGATCCGTGATTTGCCCCGTCTCGGGAAGGCAGCAGCCGACAAGGCGTATTCCTCGCGGGTGAACTGTCAGACAGTATCAGACAAGAAAGGGCGGCCTTTCATTGCTTTCAAGGCAAATGCCAAGGGTAGACCTAAAGGCTATCCGGCATGGCAGATCTCCTTCCGGGCGTATACGGAACACCCGGAAGAATGGCTGGATGCCTACCACATAAGGAGTGTGGTGGAGGCTGCGTTTTCCAGTATTAAGCGCTGTTGGGGTCCCGATATCAAGAGCGTTAAAGGTTGGCTGAAGCGGAGAGAACTGGCCATTAAGGTAGTGGCGTATAACCTTAAACGCGTGCTCTATATCGAGCTGGGGAAGGAGTGGGGAATTCCCCTCTGGTCGAACTGCCAGTAA
- a CDS encoding transcriptional regulator yields MHVSEISKMLGEERRLISYHLDTLEEHGFVESKHEISEHPKSKGKALRVYWTTDKVKGVIGEIKRM; encoded by the coding sequence ATGCACGTCAGTGAGATCAGCAAGATGTTAGGCGAAGAGCGGCGACTTATCTCTTATCATCTCGATACGCTCGAGGAACACGGCTTCGTGGAGAGCAAGCATGAGATCTCCGAGCACCCAAAATCAAAAGGAAAAGCTCTACGGGTCTACTGGACGACAGATAAGGTAAAGGGCGTTATCGGGGAGATAAAACGGATGTGA
- a CDS encoding deoxyribodipyrimidine photo-lyase: MNPNRVRLLKGGEEESQGPVVYWMSRDQRMHDNWALLFAQELAIRRKAPLVVIFCLVPHFLDATMRQYLFMIAGLQEVEKRLAAENIPLVVVTGSPEMEIPTFVRSNDVGVLVSDFTPLRMNRNWKAGIAEKIECPFYEVDTHNIVPCWLASPKQEYAARTFRPKITRAVPDFLEEFTPLRRHPHEWQESLKTIDWRYAVRTLRVDEPVSAVKWLEPGETAAYQVLQQFLEHKLGAYPEQRNDPSKDALSNLSPYLHFGQIAAQRVALEVNRSEAPRHARETFFEELIVRRELAENYCYYNLACDSLDGLPEWARKTLQEHAEDPREYLYTRAELEHAETHDRYWNAAQMEMVRCGKMHGYLRMYWGKKILEWSSTPEAAFTTALFLNDTYELDGRDPNGITGIAWCFGTHDRPWQERAIVGKVRYMSAAGLKRKFDMDAYVQKVERLRDNA; encoded by the coding sequence ATGAATCCGAATCGTGTACGCCTGTTGAAAGGCGGTGAGGAGGAGAGCCAGGGACCTGTGGTCTACTGGATGAGTCGAGACCAACGAATGCACGATAACTGGGCGCTGCTCTTCGCTCAGGAACTCGCGATACGCCGTAAAGCACCATTGGTCGTGATCTTCTGCCTTGTCCCCCACTTTCTCGACGCTACGATGCGGCAGTATCTGTTCATGATCGCGGGTTTACAGGAGGTGGAGAAGCGTTTAGCAGCGGAGAACATCCCGCTCGTGGTGGTCACCGGTTCACCGGAGATGGAGATCCCCACCTTTGTCAGGAGTAACGACGTTGGCGTTCTGGTATCCGATTTCACGCCCCTCAGAATGAATCGGAATTGGAAGGCGGGGATAGCAGAGAAGATCGAGTGCCCTTTTTACGAGGTTGACACGCACAATATCGTCCCCTGCTGGCTCGCATCGCCAAAGCAGGAGTATGCGGCCCGTACCTTTCGGCCGAAGATAACCCGTGCAGTGCCGGACTTTTTGGAGGAGTTCACCCCGCTCCGCAGGCACCCTCATGAGTGGCAAGAATCACTGAAGACCATCGACTGGAGATATGCCGTAAGAACGTTACGCGTAGATGAGCCTGTATCGGCGGTGAAATGGCTGGAGCCGGGTGAAACAGCCGCGTATCAGGTATTACAGCAGTTTCTGGAGCATAAACTGGGAGCATACCCCGAGCAGCGAAACGATCCGAGCAAGGATGCGCTCTCGAATCTTTCACCGTATCTCCACTTCGGACAGATCGCCGCGCAACGCGTCGCTCTGGAAGTTAACCGGTCAGAAGCGCCCCGTCATGCCCGGGAGACGTTTTTTGAAGAGCTTATCGTGAGACGGGAGCTCGCGGAAAACTACTGCTATTACAATCTCGCCTGCGACTCGCTTGACGGTCTCCCTGAATGGGCGCGGAAAACGTTGCAGGAGCATGCGGAAGATCCACGGGAGTACCTCTATACGCGCGCGGAGCTGGAGCATGCAGAGACACATGATCGCTACTGGAATGCCGCTCAGATGGAGATGGTGCGCTGCGGGAAGATGCACGGCTACCTGCGGATGTACTGGGGGAAGAAGATCCTCGAGTGGAGCAGCACGCCTGAGGCTGCTTTTACCACTGCGCTGTTCCTCAACGATACATACGAGCTGGACGGACGAGACCCGAATGGCATCACCGGTATCGCGTGGTGCTTCGGAACCCATGACCGCCCGTGGCAAGAACGCGCGATTGTCGGGAAGGTGCGGTACATGAGCGCGGCAGGCCTGAAACGGAAATTTGACATGGATGCGTACGTGCAGAAGGTGGAAAGACTGCGTGACAATGCCTGA